CAAGTTTCAAATTCTAATGCTGATGTCTTAAATGCTGGTGGGAGTATAGCTGGTTTAACAGGTACTTTTAATGGAGAAGGTATTAAATACACTGTTTTTGACGGTGGTAGAGCAGCTGCATCACATGCAGCTTTCAATAATACAACAAATGGTGTAGCAAGAATTAACAACAAAGAAGATTCTTCTCAACCATATTCAGATCATGCAACAGGTGTTTCAGGGTTTATCGGTTCTAGAAGTGTGAATTTAACTACAGGAACACCACCTGTATCTGTAGGAAATACAAAGGGAATTGCAATTAATTCTATTATGGATAATTATAGGTTTGCCACAACTACTTTACCAGCTCCTAACAATTTAGCACCGAGTACTGTTTTTGATAAAATTCTTATTGCACAACCTAAAATATCTAATCATTCTTATGGCGTTAATGCGGGATGGAGAGAAACCAATAGTAGTGTTTCGCCTTACCCTGTTACTGGTTATTATTGGGATGGCTATATACAAAACGGACTAATTTTTGACTTAAATGGTACATATTGGAGTAATGATTATAATTATGATAATATAGTTTATAACAATCCTTCTTACATTATTGTTAAATCTGCAGGAAACTATTTTGGTATGGGACCTAATGCAACATCTGGTACCGCTCCAAAATATTACAAAAGTGGAAATAACTATGTTACATTTGCAGCCAATGCAACCTTACCTGCCGATAACTGTGCTTTAGGTCATGACTGTATTGGTCCTGGTTCTTTAGCGAAAAATATCATTGTAGTAGGAGCAACTGATATTATTACAAGTAATAATTTTAAATATACTCAGGCTAGCGATGTAATTAGGTCGAGTTATAGTAGTGCTGGGCCTAGAGATGATGGAGGAATTAAGCCAGACATATCTACTACCGGAACTAATGTATATTATCCATCGACTGATACTAATGGTGCTACTCTATATGCAGGCGGAAGTGGAACATCTTTTTCAGCTCCTGTAGTTACTGGAATTATTGGTCTTTGGACACAAATCAATAAACAATTATTCAATAATATTGAACTTAATGCTGCTTCCGCTAAAACCCTAATGATTCATTCTGCTTTGGAAGCTGGAAACGTAGGTCCAGATCCATGGTTTGGATGGGGTTTCATCGATGCAAAGAGAGGAGCTGAATTACTAGTTGGAAAATCAAATAATTCTATCATATTTACTGATGAAACGCTTACTAGCGGAGTAATGAACTCCAAAACAATAAAAGCTTCTGGTTCTGAACCTTTAAAGGTTACTATAACTTGGATTGATCCTCAATTTGATTATCCTGATGAATTTATTAGCGACATTTATAATAATAGATCCTCAAGATTAGTAAATGACCTCGATCTAAGAATCATTGACACTACGACAAATACTATATACCAACCTTGGAAATTGGATGCGAATAACCCAATGGCTCCAGCTACAAAAGGCGACAATACAGTAGACAATGTAGAGCAAGTAGTTATAGATAATCCAGTGGCTGGTAGAACTTATAAAATAGAAATTACCAATAAAGGGACACTTGTAAATAATGCTACAACTCCTATATTAACGCCTCAAAACTATTCTATAATTGTTACAGGGTTCAATGAAGTTTTAGGAACAAAAGATGCTACAAATCCAACAAATGGAATTGTTATCGCACCAACTCTTACAAAAGATGTTGTAAACATCTTAAAAGCACCTAAAAAATCTAGCTACACAGTATATGATTTATCTGGTAAGAAATTACAAAATGGAGTAATCAATAGCGCTCAAGAAACAATTAGTTTATCTTCTTACACCAATGGTATCTATATCATTGAAGTAAAAACTGATAAAGACGTTATTTCTAAGAAAGTTATCAAAGAATAATTATAACTCAGATATAATTTTACGCAAAACACTAACACTTGTTAGTGTTTTGTTTTTTTATGTATATTTGCTTCCTATGGAAAATACACTTCACGAGAAAGTTTCAAAAGATATTTTGCTTAAAGCGTACAATCACATGATGCTTGCAAAAGCAATGGCAGATATTTATGAAGAGAACAGAAATGTTACTAAATATGTTCATAGCACATCAAGAGGTCATGAGGCTATTCAGTTGGCAACGGCTTACCAATTAAAAAAAGAAGACTGGGTTTCTCCTTATTATAGAGACGAAAGCATTCTTTTGGGAATAGGTTTTCAGCCTTACCAATTAATGTTACAATTATTAGCTAAAGCAGATGATCCTTTTTCTGGGGGGAGATCTTATTATTCTCACCCTTCTAGCAGAGATGAAGACAAACCAAAAATTATTCACCAAAGTTCAGCAACCGGAATGCAGACAATTCCGACTGCGGGTGTTGCACAGGGAATAAAATATATTCAGGATTTTAATTTACAGCAATTTGAAAACAATCCTGTGGTTGTTTGTAGTCTTGGAGACAATTCTGTGACTGAAGGTGAAGTAAGTGAAGCGTTGCAATTTGCAGCTTTACACCAGCTTCCTATTATTTTCTTGGTTCAGGATAATGAATGGGGAATTTCGGTTACCAAAGAAGAAGCAAGAACTTGTGATGCCTATGATTTCGTAGCCGGATTTGAAGGTTTGGGAAGAATGCGTGTTGACGGAACAAATTTCGTTGAAAGCTTCGAAGTGATGAAAAAAGCTGTCGATTTTGTAAGAGCAGAAAGAAAACCTTTGGTTGTTTGTGCAAAAACAGTTTTAATTGGTCACCATACTTCCGGAGTGAGAAGAGAATTCTATAGAGATGAAGAAGATTTAACGAAGCACAGAGCAAAAGATCCGGGAGAAATTCTGAGAAATCAATTGCTGGAATCTGGTGTTGATGAAGAATTATTAAAACAAATCACTAAAAAAGCTCGTCTTGAAGCTGAAGAAGCATTCGAAAAAGCTCAAAAAGCTGAAGACCCGAAGCCTGAAACAGTGATGCAACATATCTTTGCACCAACTCCTATCACAGAAGAAGTAGGAACTCGTGAACCGGAAGGTGGAGAAAAAATCGTGATGGTAGATGCAGCTATTCACGCTATTCAAGAAATCATGTGGAAACATCCTGAAGCATTGTTGTACGGACAGGATGTTGGTGAAAGAATTGGTGGAGTTTTCCGTGAGACAGTAACTTTAGGGAAGAAATTCGGAAGCAAAAGAGTTTTCAATACAGCAATTCAGGAAGCTTACATCATTGGCTCTACAACCGGAATGAGCGCAGTTGGTTTGAAACCGATTGTTGAAGTACAGTTTGCAGATTATATTTATCCGGGAATCAATCAGTTGATCACGGAAATTTCAAAATCTAGTTATTTAAGTCAGGGTAAATTCCCTATAAGCAATATCATCCGTGTTCCGATCGGAGCTTACGGCGGTGGTGGACCTTACCATAGTGGAAGTGTTGAAAGTATTTTAGCGAATATTAAGGGTATTAAAATCGCTTATCCAAGCAACGCAGCTGATTTCAAAGGTTTATTAAAAGCAGCTTATTACGACCCGAATCCTGTTGTTATGTTAGAGCATAAAGGTTTATACTGGAGCAAAGTTCCCGGAACTGAAGATGCTAAAACGATTGAGCCTGCTGAAGACTATATTTTACCTTTTGGAAAAGGAAAAATAGTAATTGAAGCAGATGATAAAGAAATTAAAAAGGGAAATACTGTAGTGGTAATAACTTACGGAATGGGAGTTTATTGGGCAAAAGAAGCCGTAAAGAACTTCGGTGGAAAAGTGGAAGTAATTGACTTAAGAACTCTTATTCCATTGGATGAAGAATTAGTTTTTGAAAGAGTAAAAGCACACGGAAAATGTATCGTTTTAACGGAAGAACAACTTAATAATTCTTTCGCTGAAGCCTTTGCACACCGTATTTCTAAAAACTGCTTCAAATATCTTGATGCGCCTGTAGAAACGATAGGATCGCTTGATACTCCTGCAGTTCCAATCAATTTAATTCTGGAAAAAGAAATGCTTCCAAATGCCGAAAAGCTTACGAAGAAAATTGATGAAATGCTGAAATATTAATTCAGACAAAAAATAAATAATAAGACCTCTAAAATTTTTAGAGGTTTTTTTGTACGGTTTTTGCTAACTTGGTTATACAAAAATTTTACAATTAAATGATCACTACAAAATACGTCAATTACAGGCAGGTTCTTAACTTATCAGGATTCCACTTAATTTTAATTGCTGTTTGGTGTACTTTGATTGCAGTACTTTTTCACGTTTTTCATTGGGATTGGATGATTATTCCCTGGGTTCCGGTCGCTTTGATTGGTACAGCAGAAGCATTTTTGGTCGGTTTTAAAAATAATCAGGCATACGACAGGTTGTGGGAAGCCAGAAAAATTTGGGGCGGAATTGTCAATTCAAGCCGTTCGTTTGCGACTATGGTTTATGCTTTTGATACCAACAATGAAAATTTAGGAAAGTTTGATATTGAAGACCGCAAGAAAAAAATTGTTCACCGTCATATTGCATGGCTGTATGCTTTTCGTGAGCAGCTTTTGGTTCCAGCTGAATGGGAGCATATTAAAGTAGAGGAAGAGCATTTCAAAAACATCGATCACAAACGAAATCGTTTGATAAAGGCAGGTTTTCCGGATTACGGAAGAACTCCTATTTTCCTCAATAAATATTTATCTGAAGAAGAAGCTGAGCTACAAAATCATTATAAAAACTTTGCAACTTACCTTATTGCTCAGCAATCGAAAGATGTGAATGAGCTGAAAAATATGGAAGCCATTTCAGAATTCAACCAAATACAGTTACAAGATTGCCTTAATGAATTTTATACTTTGCAGGGACAAGCCGAGAGAATTAAAAAATTCCCTTTACCAAGGCAGTTTGCGAGTACCGCTTTTGTTTTTAACGTTATCTTTATTATGCTGCTTCCTTTAGGTTTGGTGAGCGAATTTGCCAAGCTAGGAGATTGGGGGATTTGGGCTTCTATTCCTTTCTGTATTACGATTGGCTGGATCTATATTATTATGGAATTGGTGGGTGATTATTCTGAAAATCCTTTCGAAGGATTGATGTTTGACATTCCGATGCTTGCAATTTGCCGAAGTATAGAAGTTGATCTTTTACAAATGGGAGGTGACAAAGATTTACCAGATGCAATCACTTCTAAAAACGGAGTTTTAGTTTAATTTTAAAGCTAAATTCTAAAATACGAACCACTTTACAGCCCGACTTGAGCGGAAATCCTTTTTTGTTGGTTGAGCTTGTCGAAACCAACAAAAAAGATTGGGAGCGGAAGGCGGAAAAAGCTGCCAAAAACATAATAACCACGTTCGATGGTATACTACAAAATAATTTTGGTTGTATTTTTCACTTCAGAGATCGTGAAAGAGCTGTGTGTACTTGCAATATGCTGCAAAGTCGTGAGTTTGGTCACCATAAAGTTCCTGTAATCATCCATATCTTTCAGGCAGATTTTCAAAATATAATCGTAATCGCCACTTACATGGAAGCATTCGGTGACTTCCTGTAGATTCATTACTTCTTTTTCAAACTGCATCACATATTCTTTTTTGTGCTGCGTTAATTTCACATGGCATAAAATCAAAAATTTTCTGTCAATTTTTGTCTTGTCAACCAAAGCTACATATTTGGAAATTACACCTGAATTTTCGAGCTTTCTGATGCGTTCATAGACCGCAGTAACCGAAAGACCAAGCTTGTAAGACAGTTCTTTGGTGGTTTGCTTACAGTCTTCCTGTAAATATTGCAATAGTTTTTTATCGGTTTCATCAAAAGTCATAGATAATATTTTACTAAAATTTATAATAAAACAAATATAACCAACTTAAATTCTACAAAAATAATATTTAATAGTTTTATTTTCTAAATATTTAAATTTTAGTTGTTATATGCATTGGAAATATTCATTTTTAAAACAAAAAAATATGAACCATTTCAATGCGGCAAATGAAATACAGGACCTTCAGTATTTCGGAGAATTCGGAGGCGTAAATCCTTCAATTTCTGACAGCTCAACGTATACTTTTCTTTCAGCGAAAACAATGTTTGATACCTTCGAAGGTAATGCAGAAGGTTGTTATCTATATTCAAGACATTCATCTCCGATGAACCTTTACCTTTCTGAGGCTTTAGCAAAAATGGAAAATACTGAAGCTGCCAATGTTACCGCTTCAGGAATGGGTGCGATCACTTCTGTTTTGATGCAGGTTTGCAAATCGGGTGACCATATTATTTCAAGCAGAACAATTTACGGCGGAACGTATGCTTTTATGAAAAATTTTCTGCCGCCTTTCCAGATCGAAACTTCATTTGTAGATATCAATAATTTTGAATCTATAGAAAATGCTATTAACGAAAACACAAAGATTATATATTGCGAAAGTGTAAGCAACCCTCTTTTGGAAGTTGCCGACCTTAGAAAACTTTCAGAGATCTGCAAAAGACATAACCTAAAACTTATTGTAGACAATACTTTTTCTCCACTTACCATCTCTCCTACTCTTTTGGGAGCAGATATTGTGATTCACAGTTTAACCAAATTCATCAACGGAAGCAGTGATACTGTGGGTGGAGTTTATTGTGCAAGTCAGGAATTCATAAATGACACCAAAAATGTAAACAACGGAGCGTGTATGCTTTTGGGTCCTACAATGGACAGTTTCCGCTCGGCAAGTATTCTTAAAAATTTAAGAACGCTTCATATCAGAATGAAACAGCACAGTCACAACGCTTTATTTTTAGCTGAAAGATTTGAGGAAGATGGTTTAAAAGTTTCATATCCGGGTTTAAAGTCTCATAAAAATCATGAATTAATGAAAAGCATGATGCATGAAGAATACGGATTTGGCGGATTACTGACTTTAGATGCAGGAACAACAGACAAAGCCAACGAATTGATGGAAATGATGCAGCAGGAAAACCTAGGTTATTTAGCGGTAAGTTTAGGCTTTTATAAAACATTATTCTCATGCTCCGGAAGCTCAACTTCATCAGAAATTCCTGAAGAGGAACGTGAAGCAATGGGAATTTCTGACGGATTAATAAGATTCTCAATCGGTCTCGACCACGATATCGAACGTACCTACGAAAAGATGAAAGAATGCATG
Above is a genomic segment from Chryseobacterium mulctrae containing:
- a CDS encoding S8 family peptidase; amino-acid sequence: MKKHLLLISTLAISLMSAQSNDALKRDFERQNRENNAKFDSYVAKRYGADKSPEVLKEIEKEKANLAGFYLNQPYFYQLDDTRQVSNSNADVLNAGGSIAGLTGTFNGEGIKYTVFDGGRAAASHAAFNNTTNGVARINNKEDSSQPYSDHATGVSGFIGSRSVNLTTGTPPVSVGNTKGIAINSIMDNYRFATTTLPAPNNLAPSTVFDKILIAQPKISNHSYGVNAGWRETNSSVSPYPVTGYYWDGYIQNGLIFDLNGTYWSNDYNYDNIVYNNPSYIIVKSAGNYFGMGPNATSGTAPKYYKSGNNYVTFAANATLPADNCALGHDCIGPGSLAKNIIVVGATDIITSNNFKYTQASDVIRSSYSSAGPRDDGGIKPDISTTGTNVYYPSTDTNGATLYAGGSGTSFSAPVVTGIIGLWTQINKQLFNNIELNAASAKTLMIHSALEAGNVGPDPWFGWGFIDAKRGAELLVGKSNNSIIFTDETLTSGVMNSKTIKASGSEPLKVTITWIDPQFDYPDEFISDIYNNRSSRLVNDLDLRIIDTTTNTIYQPWKLDANNPMAPATKGDNTVDNVEQVVIDNPVAGRTYKIEITNKGTLVNNATTPILTPQNYSIIVTGFNEVLGTKDATNPTNGIVIAPTLTKDVVNILKAPKKSSYTVYDLSGKKLQNGVINSAQETISLSSYTNGIYIIEVKTDKDVISKKVIKE
- a CDS encoding alpha-ketoacid dehydrogenase subunit alpha/beta is translated as MENTLHEKVSKDILLKAYNHMMLAKAMADIYEENRNVTKYVHSTSRGHEAIQLATAYQLKKEDWVSPYYRDESILLGIGFQPYQLMLQLLAKADDPFSGGRSYYSHPSSRDEDKPKIIHQSSATGMQTIPTAGVAQGIKYIQDFNLQQFENNPVVVCSLGDNSVTEGEVSEALQFAALHQLPIIFLVQDNEWGISVTKEEARTCDAYDFVAGFEGLGRMRVDGTNFVESFEVMKKAVDFVRAERKPLVVCAKTVLIGHHTSGVRREFYRDEEDLTKHRAKDPGEILRNQLLESGVDEELLKQITKKARLEAEEAFEKAQKAEDPKPETVMQHIFAPTPITEEVGTREPEGGEKIVMVDAAIHAIQEIMWKHPEALLYGQDVGERIGGVFRETVTLGKKFGSKRVFNTAIQEAYIIGSTTGMSAVGLKPIVEVQFADYIYPGINQLITEISKSSYLSQGKFPISNIIRVPIGAYGGGGPYHSGSVESILANIKGIKIAYPSNAADFKGLLKAAYYDPNPVVMLEHKGLYWSKVPGTEDAKTIEPAEDYILPFGKGKIVIEADDKEIKKGNTVVVITYGMGVYWAKEAVKNFGGKVEVIDLRTLIPLDEELVFERVKAHGKCIVLTEEQLNNSFAEAFAHRISKNCFKYLDAPVETIGSLDTPAVPINLILEKEMLPNAEKLTKKIDEMLKY
- a CDS encoding bestrophin family protein, which gives rise to MITTKYVNYRQVLNLSGFHLILIAVWCTLIAVLFHVFHWDWMIIPWVPVALIGTAEAFLVGFKNNQAYDRLWEARKIWGGIVNSSRSFATMVYAFDTNNENLGKFDIEDRKKKIVHRHIAWLYAFREQLLVPAEWEHIKVEEEHFKNIDHKRNRLIKAGFPDYGRTPIFLNKYLSEEEAELQNHYKNFATYLIAQQSKDVNELKNMEAISEFNQIQLQDCLNEFYTLQGQAERIKKFPLPRQFASTAFVFNVIFIMLLPLGLVSEFAKLGDWGIWASIPFCITIGWIYIIMELVGDYSENPFEGLMFDIPMLAICRSIEVDLLQMGGDKDLPDAITSKNGVLV
- a CDS encoding Lrp/AsnC family transcriptional regulator → MTFDETDKKLLQYLQEDCKQTTKELSYKLGLSVTAVYERIRKLENSGVISKYVALVDKTKIDRKFLILCHVKLTQHKKEYVMQFEKEVMNLQEVTECFHVSGDYDYILKICLKDMDDYRNFMVTKLTTLQHIASTHSSFTISEVKNTTKIIL
- a CDS encoding aminotransferase class I/II-fold pyridoxal phosphate-dependent enzyme, whose translation is MNHFNAANEIQDLQYFGEFGGVNPSISDSSTYTFLSAKTMFDTFEGNAEGCYLYSRHSSPMNLYLSEALAKMENTEAANVTASGMGAITSVLMQVCKSGDHIISSRTIYGGTYAFMKNFLPPFQIETSFVDINNFESIENAINENTKIIYCESVSNPLLEVADLRKLSEICKRHNLKLIVDNTFSPLTISPTLLGADIVIHSLTKFINGSSDTVGGVYCASQEFINDTKNVNNGACMLLGPTMDSFRSASILKNLRTLHIRMKQHSHNALFLAERFEEDGLKVSYPGLKSHKNHELMKSMMHEEYGFGGLLTLDAGTTDKANELMEMMQQENLGYLAVSLGFYKTLFSCSGSSTSSEIPEEEREAMGISDGLIRFSIGLDHDIERTYEKMKECMLKTSVLNHEITSSIF